Within Micavibrio sp. TMED2, the genomic segment TGTCGGTCAGACCGAGACCGTGGTTTGCGTCACCAATGATGACGAGGGCAATATCCTCGGCTCCATTCTGGCCAAGCGATACGGTTGCCAGAGAGCGATTACCCTAATCAACAGAAATACTTACGGTCCATTGTTGAGCTCTCTTGGCATCGATGCCGTGGTTAGTCCAAAGTCGATTACCGCCTCCACAATCCTGCAGCATGTGCGTCGCGGCCGTATCCGATCCGTCCATAGTATCTGTGACGGCTTTGCCGAGGTTATCGAGGCGGAAGCGCTCGAGACATCCAGCATTGTGAACAAGGAAATCGAGAACCTGAACCTGCCATCGGGGGTGATTATCGGTGCCATAGTGCGTCAGGATCAGATATTGATCCCGACACCGGATACAGTGATCAAACCACTTGATAGGGTCATTCTTCTGTCGACAATCGGCCAGATCAAGAAGGTGGAAAAAATGTTCAGCGTACGGCTGGAATTTTTCTGATCCCCGGCCCAGAATACCTAGAATACAACGCAACAACACATTGAAATCAAACACAGTCAGGATAGCTGAATGAGCCGCATTGCCTATGTAAACGGAGCCTATGTGCCACTGCGTGAAGCCGCTGTTCATGTTGAGGATCGCGGCTATCAGTTCGCCGATGGCGTTTACGAGGTTATCGCCTATCGCAATGGCCGCATGACTGACGCCACCGGGCATTATGACCGGCTGTGGCGCTCCATGAACGAGCTGTCGATCGAACCACCGATGAGCGAGAAGGCCATGCAGCTGGTGATCGATCAGTTGGTCCGTCGCAACCGGCTCAACAATGCGCTGATCTATATTCAGGTGACCCGTGGTGTTGCCGCCCGTGACTTCAAGTTTCCGAAGAAAACCGGGCAGGGCTCGGACAGCAGCCTCGTGATTACCGTCCGTCCGGCCAAGCTCGACCATACCCGGCAGCTGGCCGACGGGGTCAAGGTTGTGACCGCGCCGGATATCCGCTGGAAACGCCGTGACATCAAATCGGTCGCCCTGCTGCCGCAGGTGCTGGCGAAGCAGAAGGCCTATGAGGCCGGTGCCTATGAGGCATGGATGGTCGACGATGATGGCTTTATAACCGAAGGATCATCCAGCAATGCCTGGATACTAACCCGTGAGGGCAAACTGGTAACCCGCAATGCCGATAACATGATCCTCAAGGGCGTGACCCGGACATCGCTGCTCCGCTTTGCCGAGCAGGCCGGTGTTGAATTTGAGGAGCGGCCCTTCACCCCGGAAGAGGCCTATCAGGCGGTTGAGGCATTCGTGTCCTCAGCCACCACCTTCCTGCTGCCGATTGTCGAAATCGATGGCCATGCGGTCGGCAATGGCAAGCCGGGCAGCCTCGGTGAGAAGCTGCGCGCCGCCTATCTTGCCTATGCCGATGGCGAGAAGGGCGATGATACGCGGTGGGTCGCGTGAGCCGCCCGACAGCGATAATCTTTGACTGGGACAACACGCTGGTCGACAGCTGGGGCAGCATTCATGACGCCCTGCATAACACCTTCACCCATATGGGCCATGAGCCCTGGACGATGGATGAGGTACGCCTGCGGGTGCGTCAGTCGTTGCGTGACAGCTTTCCTGAAGTCTTTGGCGACAAATGGGAAACCGCACGGGACGTCTATCTCGAATCATTCGAGGCAATCCACCTTGAGAGATGTCGTCCGCTGGCCGGGGCGCTGGAATTGATCAACTGGTTGGACGGCAATGCTAAATTGCCGATTGCCATCGTCAGTAACAAAACTGGTCGACTGCTTCGGAAAGAGGTTGACTACCTCGGCTGGAGCAAGCACTTTATCGCAGTGATCGGGGCAGGGGATGCTGTATATGATAAGCCAAATCCCGCGCCCGTAACTTTAGTCCGCGAGAGCCTGAAACAAGAACAACAAGAAAATATCTGGTTTGTCGGCGACACCGATATCGACATTGAATGTGCACGGAACACCAGCTGTTTTGGTGTGCTGGTTGGTATGGAAACCAAAAATAAACTGGATACTGGTAAAACTTTTGTGGATTTACCGTCCTTGAATAATCACCTTATTGATCTGTTTATGGCCTCGTAAAAAAGCTGTGCCTCGTGAGGGGTGCTGAAAACAAGAAGAGTAGAGAAGGTCAGGGAAGAGCGACAAAGAGTTGGGATGAAACCCTTCGCATAGCTCAGGAGCTATTTTTATGTCAGAACGCAATCAGAATGTTCAGGACGTGTTTTTAAACAGCGTCCGCAAGGCCAAGATGCCGGTTACGGTATTTCTGGTAAACGGTGTCAAATTGCAGGGAATCATTACCTGGTTCGACAATTTCTCCGTTCTGTTGCGCCGTGATGCCCATTCGCAGCTGGTGTACAAGCATGCGATTTCGACCGTCATGCCGTCTCAGCCGATCCAACTTTTCGATGCGGCCGAAGAAGCGGTTGCAGAGGTAGAAACTGTCTAAAGACCCCGATATTCGGTCATCTCAGGAAGCGCAGGCACCGACCTTCGGGTCCGATAGTGCCGAGCAGGTTGAAAAACGACAGGTCCGGGATGCCCAGCGTGCAATCGTGGTGGCACCGATCATCCTTTCCGTGCGTCAGGCGCCTAATGACCGGGATGAAGACTCACTCCTGGCTGAAGCGACCGGTCTGGCCGCTGCCATCAGCCTTGAGGTGGTCAGCGCACTTGCTGCCAATATCCGTCAACCGAAACCGGCAACACTGTTCTCCGAAACGGTTCTGAAAGACATTAATGATCTGGCCGATGCCGAAAATGCCGGGCTGATCATCATTGATGGCAATCTGACACCGGTACAGCAGCGCAATCTCGAACGGCGCTGGCATGCAAAGGTGATCGACCGTACCGGCCTGATCCTCGAGATTTTTGGTGCCCGCGCCCAGACGGCAGAGGGCAAGCTGCAGGTTGAACTGGCCGCACTCCAGTATCAGCGCTCACGGCTTGTGCGGTCATGGACCCACCTTGAACGGCAGCGTGGTGGGCTGGGCTTTGTCGGTGGTCCGGGTGAGAGCCAGCTTGAAATCGACCGCCGCCTGATTGATACCCGCATTG encodes:
- a CDS encoding D-amino acid aminotransferase (catalyzes the transamination of D-amino acids and their alpha-keto acids); its protein translation is MSRIAYVNGAYVPLREAAVHVEDRGYQFADGVYEVIAYRNGRMTDATGHYDRLWRSMNELSIEPPMSEKAMQLVIDQLVRRNRLNNALIYIQVTRGVAARDFKFPKKTGQGSDSSLVITVRPAKLDHTRQLADGVKVVTAPDIRWKRRDIKSVALLPQVLAKQKAYEAGAYEAWMVDDDGFITEGSSSNAWILTREGKLVTRNADNMILKGVTRTSLLRFAEQAGVEFEERPFTPEEAYQAVEAFVSSATTFLLPIVEIDGHAVGNGKPGSLGEKLRAAYLAYADGEKGDDTRWVA
- a CDS encoding RNA chaperone Hfq, with the translated sequence MSERNQNVQDVFLNSVRKAKMPVTVFLVNGVKLQGIITWFDNFSVLLRRDAHSQLVYKHAISTVMPSQPIQLFDAAEEAVAEVETV